Proteins from a single region of Candidatus Woesearchaeota archaeon:
- a CDS encoding DUF504 domain-containing protein: MMVLHTEKVKKYFWFLFGVMGVVFFWTGLWDGVGNIGYLANPLVSLGVGVLMLTLSSFIFKDVTPLDEIKQGEIIYDRIHRHPSRQELSVTYLDKASNKIVNLPAHNLKKLEKDFLVFVGQGGEIFIPANRIKEITHNGQTYWKAPQSA, translated from the coding sequence ATGATGGTCTTACATACTGAGAAAGTGAAGAAGTACTTTTGGTTCCTTTTCGGAGTGATGGGTGTCGTTTTTTTTTGGACAGGACTGTGGGATGGAGTGGGAAACATAGGGTATTTAGCAAACCCATTGGTTAGTTTAGGAGTAGGAGTATTAATGCTAACTCTTTCAAGTTTTATCTTTAAAGATGTTACTCCCCTTGATGAGATTAAACAAGGAGAGATTATTTACGATCGGATACACAGACATCCTTCAAGACAAGAACTTTCTGTCACTTATTTGGATAAAGCTAGCAATAAAATAGTTAATCTACCAGCACATAATCTTAAGAAGCTTGAAAAAGATTTCCTTGTGTTTGTTGGACAGGGCGGAGAAATATTTATACCAGCAAATAGAATTAAAGAGATAACACATAATGGTCAAACCTATTGGAAAGCACCGCAGAGTGCATAA
- a CDS encoding DUF504 domain-containing protein: MLREEDRHFLWSMYSAAAIILAWKGVWEGIYVIPVVSDVIGDPFVFLFIGLTMLTFSGLVFKEFDPLGGMEKALVTRFEGIMAHPQKNQFKIKYYDKVQKKEVEVPAVSISQLDETALIVVLPTKQEFFIPIHRVKKIFQNDKIYWRA; the protein is encoded by the coding sequence ATGTTACGTGAAGAAGATCGTCATTTTCTCTGGTCTATGTACTCAGCAGCAGCGATTATCTTAGCATGGAAAGGCGTATGGGAAGGAATTTATGTTATTCCTGTAGTAAGTGATGTGATTGGTGACCCCTTTGTGTTCTTGTTTATTGGACTGACAATGTTAACATTTTCCGGTCTTGTGTTCAAAGAGTTTGACCCGCTTGGTGGTATGGAGAAAGCATTGGTAACACGATTTGAAGGGATTATGGCTCATCCTCAAAAAAATCAATTTAAAATAAAATATTATGATAAAGTTCAAAAAAAAGAAGTAGAAGTGCCGGCAGTATCGATTAGTCAGTTGGACGAAACCGCTTTAATTGTAGTGCTTCCTACTAAACAGGAATTTTTTATTCCTATTCATCGTGTTAAAAAAATCTTTCAAAATGATAAGATCTATTGGAGGGCATGA
- a CDS encoding type III PLP-dependent enzyme translates to MPEYYLKTKKIAKEVGFGKFERFAKGKKTPFLILDPQRVKHNFLQLQKALPFAQIFYALKANPHPAVVSTLLKQKCSFDIASRYELDQLLAFKVKPDRISFGNTIKKIEDIQYFYKKGIRMFATDSHSDMLKLVKYAPGSRVFFRLLVDGEGADWPLSRKFGAHPDIIRELAHHAKKEGLVPYGLSFHVGSQQHDVEQWDQAIAQCKYLFERLEKEGVKLEMLNLGGGLPSHYLSQSPSLEYYGKKISASLKFHFGKNLPRIIIEPGRYMVGTAGVIVSEVMLIATKSKSMGCEWMYLDAGVWNGLDECAGEAIKYPIMTKLDSRKMKEFILAGPTCDSHDILYEHFRYELPANIKEGDKLYFLSTGAYTWQVSSVGFNGFPPLKVYVMK, encoded by the coding sequence ATGCCTGAGTACTATCTTAAAACAAAGAAGATTGCAAAAGAAGTAGGATTTGGGAAATTTGAAAGATTTGCCAAAGGGAAAAAAACGCCTTTTTTGATACTTGATCCACAACGAGTAAAGCATAATTTCTTGCAACTGCAAAAAGCGCTTCCTTTTGCTCAGATTTTTTACGCGCTTAAAGCAAACCCACATCCGGCTGTCGTTTCAACTCTGTTAAAACAAAAATGTTCTTTTGATATCGCTTCACGTTATGAATTGGATCAACTTCTTGCTTTTAAAGTTAAACCAGATCGTATTAGCTTTGGTAACACAATTAAAAAAATAGAAGATATACAATATTTCTACAAAAAGGGCATACGTATGTTTGCAACAGATTCTCATTCAGATATGCTTAAGCTGGTTAAATACGCCCCAGGTTCAAGAGTTTTTTTTCGGTTGTTGGTTGATGGTGAGGGGGCAGATTGGCCACTGTCACGTAAATTTGGCGCACATCCCGATATTATTCGAGAACTTGCGCATCATGCCAAAAAGGAAGGTTTGGTTCCCTATGGGTTATCATTTCATGTTGGATCACAGCAGCACGATGTGGAACAATGGGACCAAGCGATTGCGCAATGTAAGTATCTTTTTGAACGTCTTGAGAAAGAAGGCGTTAAATTAGAAATGCTCAATTTAGGAGGAGGGTTGCCCTCGCACTATCTTTCGCAAAGTCCTTCGTTAGAATATTATGGAAAGAAAATTTCTGCATCACTCAAATTTCATTTTGGAAAAAATCTACCACGCATTATTATTGAACCTGGTCGCTACATGGTTGGTACTGCGGGAGTTATTGTAAGCGAAGTCATGTTGATTGCTACAAAATCAAAGTCTATGGGATGTGAATGGATGTATCTTGATGCAGGAGTCTGGAATGGGTTGGATGAATGCGCGGGAGAAGCAATCAAGTATCCCATCATGACAAAATTAGACTCTCGTAAAATGAAAGAGTTTATTCTGGCTGGTCCAACGTGCGATAGTCACGACATTTTATATGAACATTTTCGCTATGAGCTTCCTGCGAATATCAAGGAAGGCGACAAATTGTACTTTTTATCTACAGGTGCATATACTTGGCAGGTAAGTAGTGTGGGATTTAATGGATTTCCACCGTTGAAAGTGTATGTGATGAAATAA